CCGCTTGGTGAAGCCGCCGCCCCCGGCCCGCAGCAGCCAGTCGCCCAGCGGCTGGACCTCGGCACCGCGCCAGCCCCGGGCGGCCAGGTGCTCCAGCTCGACCACGTCGAGCGGACTGCGGCGCTGGCCCACGGGGGTCCTCCTCGGTTCGGGGTGTCGCGGGCCCACCCGTCGGGGCGGGGCCGGTCACCACGGTCCATACTGACGCGGAGCCCAGAACGCCCTGGTCGTACCCCGGAGGGACCCCCGTGACCTACGTCATCACCCAAGCCTGCGTCGACGTGCTCGACAAGGCGTGCATCGACGAGTGTCCGGTGGACTGCATCTACGAGGGCGACCGGATGCTGTACATCCACCCCGACGAGTGCGTGGACTGTGGCGCCTGCGAGCCGGTCTGCCCGGTCGAGGCCATCTACTACGAGGACGACGTCCCGGACAAGTGGAAGGACTTCTACAACGCCAACGTGGAGTTCTTCTCCGACCTGGGCAGCCCCGGCGGTGCCGCGAAGACCGGCAAGATCGCCAAGGACCACCCGCTGGTGGCGGCCCTGCCGCCGCAGGGGGAGTGAGCTCCACCCAGCTGCCCGACTTCCCGTGGGACTCCCTGCGCCCCGCTCGTGAGCGGGCCGCAGGGCACCCCGACGGGGTCGTCGACCTGTCCATCGGGACCCCGGTCGACCCCACGCCGGCCCTGCTGGGTGCGGCGCTGGCCGCGGCGTCCGACGCCCCGGGCTACCCCACGGCGCTGGGCACGGCCGACGTGCGCACCGCGGCTGCCGGGTGGCTCTCCCGCCGGCTCGGGGTGACCCTGGCCGACCCGCTGGGCACGGTCCCCTCGGTGCTGCCGACGGTCGGGTCCAAGGAGCTGGTGGCTCTGCTGCCGACACTGCTGGGGCTCTCCGGCCGCGGCACCGTGGTCATCCCCGAGGTCGCCTACCCGACCTACGAGGTGGGTGCCGTCGTCGCCGGGCTCGACGTGCTGCGCAGCGACACCCCGCCGCCGAGCTCGGACGGTGTGGTGCTCGTCTGGGTGAACAGCCCGGGCAACCCGCACGGTCGGGTGCTCACCGACGACCAGCTGCGCGCCTGGGTCGCCTGGGGGCGGCAGCACGGGGTGCCCGTGGTCGCCGACGAGTGCTACGTCGAGCTGGGCTGGGACGTCGTCCCCCGCTCGGTGCTGCACCCGGCCGTCGCCGGGGACACCCACGCGGGCCTGCTCGCCGTGCACTCGCTGTCCAAGCAGTCCACCGCGGCCGGTTACCGGGCCGGGCTGCTGTCCGGCGACCCTGCGCTCGTCGCCCGGGTCTGGGAGACCCGCCGGCACCTGGGTCTGCTCGTGCCGACCCCGGTGCAGGCCGCGATGGCCGCGGCGCTGTCCGACGACGCGCACGTCGAGCACGCCCGTGCGCTGTACGGCGCCCGCCGGGACCGACTGCGCGCCGCGGTCACCGCGTCGGGGCACCGGGTCGAGCACTCCGAGGCCGGGCTGTACCTGTGGGTCACCCGGGACGAGGACTGCTGGCGGACGGTCGACCGCTTCGCGGGGCTCGGCATCGTCGTCGCCCCAGGCGCCTTCTACGGCCCGGCCGGCGAGCGGCACGTGCGGATGGCGCTCACCGCGACCGACGAGCGCATCGACGCAGCCGTCGCCCGGCTGACCTCCTAGACGGCGAGCTGCAGGAGCAGGGCGCCGGCGTCCTCGCCGGTCTGCGCCCAGCCGTCCCCGGGCGTCCAGGTCCAGTCGGCGAAGCGCACCTGGGTCAGCTGCAGCCGCTCGGCGTGGGCCACGGCCCAGGTGGCCTCGGGCCACCCGGTGCCGGCCACGGAGACCACGCCGCCCTCGAGCACCGTCGGCGGGCCGGCCTCGGCGCGCACCACGTCGGCGACGGCGGCCGCGCGCTGGTCGAGCGGGCCGGACGCGTCCGCCGGGCTGAACGTGCAGGAGAGCCGGGCGGGGGAGTCGGCGAGCAGGGCCGAGGCCAGCGTCTGTGCCATGCCCTCGTGCTGCTGGTAGGCCTCGGGGAAGCCGGAACGCTGGACCGCCTGCGCGACCTCGGTGAGCCGGCCGGTCTCCCAGCCGGGCACCTCGACCAGCCCGTCGAGGAACTTCCCGGCCGAGTACACCGGGTCCTGGACCTGCTCCTCGGTGCCCC
This sequence is a window from Geodermatophilaceae bacterium NBWT11. Protein-coding genes within it:
- a CDS encoding ferredoxin, whose amino-acid sequence is MTYVITQACVDVLDKACIDECPVDCIYEGDRMLYIHPDECVDCGACEPVCPVEAIYYEDDVPDKWKDFYNANVEFFSDLGSPGGAAKTGKIAKDHPLVAALPPQGE
- the dapC gene encoding succinyldiaminopimelate transaminase, encoding MEGLLQRQRGVLLRPGQPRRCREDRQDRQGPPAGGGPAAAGGVSSTQLPDFPWDSLRPARERAAGHPDGVVDLSIGTPVDPTPALLGAALAAASDAPGYPTALGTADVRTAAAGWLSRRLGVTLADPLGTVPSVLPTVGSKELVALLPTLLGLSGRGTVVIPEVAYPTYEVGAVVAGLDVLRSDTPPPSSDGVVLVWVNSPGNPHGRVLTDDQLRAWVAWGRQHGVPVVADECYVELGWDVVPRSVLHPAVAGDTHAGLLAVHSLSKQSTAAGYRAGLLSGDPALVARVWETRRHLGLLVPTPVQAAMAAALSDDAHVEHARALYGARRDRLRAAVTASGHRVEHSEAGLYLWVTRDEDCWRTVDRFAGLGIVVAPGAFYGPAGERHVRMALTATDERIDAAVARLTS